A window of Haloarcula sp. H-GB4 contains these coding sequences:
- the larC gene encoding nickel pincer cofactor biosynthesis protein LarC, whose amino-acid sequence MRTLAFDGRMGAAGDMLLGALLAAGADREALSPIEDVLDVEYAVSEVDRCGIAATRVEVLLSDTAGDGDDSHDHAHNDHSHSHSHDEGHGHTGDDDAHSHSHGDHDHTHAEGHGPSRTYAEVVELVEGMDLPGAVSADALAIFEILGEAEASVHGTDLDDTHFHEVGADDAIADIVGACLLLDDLDVEQVVTTPLATGGGTVEMSHGTYPVPTPAVVEIAEQADWSLQGGPIDKELVTPTGAAILAHIADGTESLPPLDIDASGYGAGGWNLDNRPNVLRAMVGDSAGRLRRDEITVLETNVDDAPPEVLGDLQRSLPDVGARDVSIVPTTMKKSRPGHIIKVICRPEDAERVARHLAEATGTLGVRESGAGHRWVADREYETVVLSADGEQFEVTVKVASDTDGTVFDVSTEYDDAAAVADATGLPVREVMQRAERMVQE is encoded by the coding sequence ATGCGAACACTCGCTTTCGATGGCCGGATGGGCGCGGCCGGTGATATGCTTCTGGGGGCGCTGCTGGCTGCCGGGGCCGACCGCGAAGCCCTGTCGCCGATCGAGGACGTGCTGGATGTCGAGTACGCCGTCTCCGAAGTGGACCGTTGCGGGATTGCTGCAACGCGCGTCGAAGTGCTGTTATCCGACACCGCCGGTGATGGCGACGATTCCCACGACCACGCTCACAACGACCACTCGCATTCCCACTCCCACGACGAGGGACACGGCCACACTGGGGACGATGACGCACATTCTCACTCCCACGGCGACCACGACCACACCCACGCAGAGGGTCACGGCCCAAGCAGAACGTACGCCGAGGTCGTCGAACTCGTTGAGGGGATGGACCTGCCGGGGGCCGTCAGCGCGGACGCGCTGGCAATCTTCGAGATACTCGGCGAGGCCGAGGCGTCGGTTCATGGGACAGATCTCGACGACACGCATTTCCACGAAGTCGGGGCCGACGACGCTATCGCCGACATTGTTGGTGCCTGTCTCCTGCTGGATGATCTCGACGTCGAGCAGGTCGTAACAACGCCGCTGGCGACGGGGGGCGGCACCGTGGAGATGAGCCACGGCACCTATCCAGTCCCGACTCCCGCGGTAGTCGAAATCGCTGAGCAGGCGGACTGGTCGCTACAGGGCGGCCCCATCGACAAGGAACTGGTAACGCCGACCGGGGCGGCGATTCTCGCGCACATCGCTGACGGGACCGAGTCGCTCCCGCCACTCGACATCGACGCGTCGGGGTACGGCGCTGGCGGGTGGAACCTTGACAACCGCCCCAACGTCTTGCGAGCGATGGTCGGCGATAGCGCGGGGCGGCTCCGGCGCGACGAAATCACGGTGCTCGAAACGAACGTCGACGACGCTCCGCCAGAGGTGCTTGGCGACCTCCAGCGCTCGCTCCCGGATGTCGGCGCACGTGATGTGTCGATAGTGCCGACGACGATGAAGAAGTCACGGCCCGGCCACATCATCAAGGTCATTTGCAGACCGGAGGACGCCGAACGGGTCGCGCGCCACCTCGCCGAAGCGACCGGGACGCTCGGCGTGCGCGAATCCGGGGCCGGCCACCGCTGGGTCGCCGACCGGGAGTACGAGACAGTTGTGCTCTCCGCTGATGGCGAGCAGTTCGAGGTCACGGTCAAGGTCGCAAGCGACACCGACGGCACGGTGTTCGACGTGAGCACGGAGTACGACGACGCCGCGGCCGTCGCGGACGCGACCGGACTCCCCGTCCGCGAGGTGATGCAACGAGCCGAGCGGATGGTACAGGAGTAG
- the radB gene encoding DNA repair and recombination protein RadB, translating to MSEYVPTGCDAIDDLLGGGLERGAVTQVYGPPAAGKTNFALSAVMEVAAAGDAALYIDTEGLSADRMEQVASGRARGTAQTVDDLAGRLIITEALDYDEQTEAVQDAAEFAAEVELIVLDSATGFYRLRRDDEDGGETLRDVARQITHLLSLARKHDIAVLYTNQVFTDPESDRSTALGGHTLNHWSGAIVRLDRFRGGNRRATLEKHRAKPAGDTAQFHITDSGLVGDDTPETPQ from the coding sequence GTGAGCGAGTACGTCCCGACCGGGTGTGACGCGATCGACGACCTCCTGGGTGGTGGGCTGGAGCGTGGCGCGGTCACGCAGGTGTACGGCCCGCCAGCGGCCGGAAAGACTAATTTCGCGCTGTCGGCGGTGATGGAAGTTGCCGCCGCCGGCGACGCGGCGCTGTACATCGACACCGAAGGGCTCTCGGCTGACCGGATGGAGCAGGTCGCAAGCGGCCGCGCACGCGGGACGGCCCAGACTGTGGACGACCTCGCCGGCCGACTCATTATTACAGAGGCACTGGACTACGACGAACAGACCGAAGCCGTCCAGGACGCCGCTGAGTTTGCTGCCGAAGTCGAACTCATCGTCCTCGACAGCGCGACCGGGTTCTACCGGCTTCGGCGGGACGACGAAGACGGTGGCGAGACACTACGGGACGTGGCCCGCCAGATTACCCACCTCCTCTCGCTGGCCCGTAAACACGACATCGCTGTTCTGTACACGAATCAGGTGTTTACCGACCCGGAGAGTGACCGCTCGACGGCGCTTGGTGGCCACACCCTGAACCACTGGTCCGGCGCAATCGTCCGTCTGGACCGGTTCCGTGGCGGCAACCGACGCGCCACGCTGGAGAAACACCGCGCCAAGCCGGCCGGCGACACGGCCCAGTTCCATATCACCGACTCAGGGCTTGTGGGCGACGACACGCCCGAAACGCCGCAGTAG
- the phoU gene encoding phosphate signaling complex protein PhoU — protein sequence MPRDSYQEGLNSLREDVLYMSEIVLERLRLGLDALEQKDEEMAREVIEGDHEINQLYLDLEQDCIDLLALQQPVASDLRFIAASFKIITDLERIGDLATNLGEYSLTAERDVFPEVDIQDVADVTIEMVENAMEAYSDQDADQCYTIADIDDEVDERCEAASETVVRDLIEREIDADSSEAEIEQLMADVSRLLLTIRDIERVGDHAVNIAARTLYMVENDDDLIY from the coding sequence ATGCCACGCGATTCCTATCAGGAGGGACTGAACTCGCTCCGCGAGGATGTCCTCTATATGTCAGAGATCGTCCTCGAGCGGCTACGCCTTGGGCTGGATGCGCTCGAACAGAAAGACGAAGAGATGGCCCGGGAAGTCATCGAAGGCGACCACGAAATCAATCAGCTGTATCTCGACCTCGAACAGGACTGTATCGACCTGCTGGCGCTGCAACAGCCGGTCGCGTCCGACCTCCGCTTTATCGCTGCGTCGTTCAAGATCATCACCGACCTCGAACGGATCGGTGACCTCGCCACGAACCTCGGCGAGTACTCGCTCACTGCTGAACGCGACGTGTTCCCCGAGGTCGACATTCAGGACGTCGCCGACGTGACCATCGAGATGGTCGAAAACGCCATGGAAGCCTACAGCGATCAGGACGCCGACCAGTGCTATACCATCGCCGACATCGACGACGAGGTCGACGAACGGTGTGAGGCGGCCTCCGAGACGGTCGTGCGCGACCTCATCGAGCGCGAGATCGACGCCGACTCCAGCGAAGCCGAGATAGAGCAACTGATGGCTGACGTCTCCCGGCTCCTGCTGACCATCCGGGACATCGAGCGGGTCGGGGACCACGCCGTCAACATCGCCGCGCGGACGCTGTACATGGTCGAGAACGACGACGACCTCATCTACTGA
- the trkA gene encoding Trk system potassium transporter TrkA — MYIVIVGAGEVGSNIAESLAESHEVAVVDIDPDRVESLMYEADVLGVEGDGAELDTLAEAGIDKADVLIASTDDDETNIVTCGTAVTAADPFTISRVKSAKFLRTWEKSGGAFGVDHMVATNLLTAENIARVIGLPGSRDVETFVDGQVQMGEFEVRASSPIADQTVAEADRYESLTFAAVLRGDEVIIPRGETVLREGDDIIVIGSCESVRLFATEIAPESKTTQNVLIVGGSDVGYHTARLLQDRGIKPRLIEQDHNRARELAEDLQGTTVLESDATDSEFLEREHVSDADAVVATLDSDEKNLLVTLLAKRLGAERTVAVVNSGEYVDLFEAVGVDVAVNPRETTAEEITRFTREYDATKVAIIESDRAEVLEIEISTDSVLAGRPIQESVQELPTGVVIGAISRGGELVIPRGDTVIEPGDHVVVFVDADCLEAVNDKL; from the coding sequence GTGTATATCGTAATCGTTGGCGCGGGCGAGGTCGGTTCGAATATCGCCGAAAGCCTCGCGGAAAGCCACGAAGTCGCCGTCGTAGATATCGACCCAGACCGTGTGGAGAGCCTGATGTACGAGGCCGACGTACTCGGCGTTGAAGGAGATGGCGCGGAACTCGACACGCTCGCGGAGGCCGGTATCGACAAAGCCGACGTACTCATCGCCAGCACCGACGATGACGAAACGAATATTGTCACTTGTGGGACGGCAGTAACGGCCGCCGACCCGTTCACCATTTCCCGCGTGAAGAGTGCGAAGTTCCTCCGGACCTGGGAGAAATCCGGGGGCGCCTTTGGCGTGGATCACATGGTTGCGACGAACCTGCTCACTGCAGAGAATATCGCCCGAGTAATCGGGCTTCCTGGCTCGCGCGACGTAGAAACATTCGTTGACGGACAGGTCCAAATGGGTGAGTTCGAGGTGCGTGCATCCAGCCCAATTGCGGACCAGACCGTCGCGGAGGCCGACCGCTACGAGTCACTGACCTTCGCTGCCGTGTTACGCGGTGACGAAGTCATTATCCCACGCGGAGAGACCGTTCTCAGAGAGGGCGATGACATCATTGTGATCGGCAGTTGCGAAAGCGTTCGTCTGTTTGCGACTGAAATCGCACCGGAGTCAAAGACGACGCAGAATGTCCTCATCGTCGGCGGAAGCGATGTTGGCTATCACACCGCACGACTGCTTCAGGATCGTGGCATCAAGCCGCGGCTCATCGAGCAAGACCACAACAGGGCGCGTGAACTCGCGGAGGACCTGCAGGGAACAACCGTGCTGGAGAGTGATGCAACGGATAGCGAATTCCTCGAACGGGAACACGTTTCAGACGCCGACGCCGTGGTTGCGACGCTCGACAGCGACGAAAAGAACCTTCTAGTGACATTGCTGGCCAAGCGACTCGGTGCAGAGCGAACCGTCGCCGTCGTCAACTCGGGCGAGTACGTTGACCTGTTCGAGGCTGTCGGCGTCGATGTGGCTGTCAATCCCCGCGAAACGACTGCCGAAGAGATTACACGGTTCACCCGGGAGTACGACGCAACAAAGGTTGCTATCATCGAATCCGACCGCGCGGAGGTGCTGGAAATCGAGATATCCACCGACAGTGTCCTCGCTGGGCGGCCGATTCAGGAGTCAGTACAGGAACTGCCGACCGGCGTGGTCATCGGGGCTATCAGCCGCGGCGGCGAACTTGTCATCCCTCGTGGTGACACCGTCATCGAACCCGGTGATCACGTCGTGGTGTTCGTCGACGCCGACTGTCTGGAAGCAGTCAACGACAAATTGTAG